A genomic region of Desulfobacterales bacterium contains the following coding sequences:
- a CDS encoding GntR family transcriptional regulator has translation MKIPLQEFAYQKCQELIGSGELIPGKLYSESAMSKQLGISRTPLRTALQQLEKEGLIIRLPQRGFYVYEFKEKDIEELFAIRKAIEGYAVEHIAKTRAEADLKKARQHLSAQEDARQSDDYSIFIREDRKFHENLVKALDNKRLVMIYSDLRQSIELIGLKRFKMNSQRNQSISEHKAIMKAIENGDPLTAREAVYNHLDMAMISLKKYLKSIDQL, from the coding sequence ATGAAAATACCCCTGCAAGAATTTGCCTATCAAAAATGCCAGGAGCTCATCGGATCCGGTGAACTCATTCCGGGTAAGCTCTATAGTGAATCGGCAATGTCCAAGCAGTTGGGCATTTCCAGAACGCCGTTGAGAACGGCTCTGCAGCAACTTGAAAAAGAAGGGTTGATCATCAGGCTCCCGCAGCGGGGTTTTTATGTCTATGAATTTAAGGAAAAAGATATTGAGGAGCTATTTGCCATCCGCAAAGCCATAGAAGGCTACGCCGTTGAGCACATCGCCAAGACCCGGGCCGAGGCGGATTTAAAAAAGGCCAGGCAACATCTGTCCGCGCAAGAAGACGCCCGCCAATCCGATGATTATTCGATCTTTATTCGGGAGGATCGAAAATTTCATGAAAACCTGGTCAAGGCTTTAGATAACAAGCGCCTGGTCATGATCTATTCCGACTTGCGGCAGTCCATTGAGTTGATCGGCTTGAAGCGCTTCAAGATGAACAGCCAGCGCAATCAATCTATTAGCGAGCATAAAGCCATCATGAAGGCCATCGAAAACGGCGATCCTTTAACCGCCCGCGAAGCAGTGTACAATCATCTGGACATGGCAATGATATCGCTGAAGAAGTATCTCAAATCCATTGACCAGCTTTAA
- a CDS encoding trimethylamine methyltransferase family protein: MYERMHLLSKEDFNKLHRATLEIYKDLGVAFHEPEALEIFKGAGARIDGNVVFFEEDLVDKALESAPTEFVIEGRNPDKSVTIGGDNLVIAPGYGSPFMISKDGEQREAVMDDYDNFCKLVQTSKYVDMNGCLMVEPSDRPAETAHLDQVFSNFVLCDKPCLGSSVSRQAAIDSIEMAGIAWGGKDKIKDRPVLMGIISSLSPLQYSAEMAGALIEYARHGQANMVALLMQAGATGPVTLPGLLAVQNAEVLAGIILAQLVNPGSAVVYGTTSTITEMRTGALAIGAPELAMIQNATMQMAQFYGLPSRGSGGLTDAHFPDMQAGIESTFALSQTILSGANFILHACGILGSYIAMSYEKFLADEELCGMLRRYLRPLDVSNDRIDLPTIKEVGVGGEYLTHDRTFEHCRSEFYLPSLMSRVDYESWANAGKKTLKESATALLEQRLAEYVKPDIDSDIEQMLTEYVTRRKNE; this comes from the coding sequence ATGTATGAGCGGATGCATCTACTAAGTAAAGAAGATTTCAATAAATTGCATCGGGCAACACTTGAGATTTACAAGGATTTGGGTGTTGCCTTCCATGAACCCGAAGCACTGGAAATCTTTAAGGGGGCCGGTGCGCGCATCGATGGCAATGTGGTTTTTTTCGAAGAAGACCTCGTTGACAAAGCACTGGAATCAGCGCCTACTGAATTTGTGATCGAAGGGCGCAATCCCGATAAAAGTGTTACTATCGGGGGCGATAACCTTGTCATAGCGCCCGGTTACGGCAGCCCATTTATGATCAGCAAGGACGGCGAACAAAGAGAAGCCGTCATGGACGATTATGACAATTTTTGTAAACTGGTGCAGACCTCCAAATACGTTGATATGAATGGCTGCCTGATGGTGGAGCCATCGGATCGACCGGCCGAAACCGCACACCTGGATCAGGTTTTCTCGAATTTTGTTCTATGTGACAAACCCTGTCTGGGCAGTTCGGTATCGCGCCAGGCGGCCATCGATTCCATTGAAATGGCCGGTATCGCCTGGGGCGGGAAAGACAAAATTAAAGACCGGCCCGTCCTGATGGGCATCATCAGTTCGCTTTCGCCGTTGCAATATTCCGCTGAAATGGCCGGTGCCCTGATCGAATATGCACGCCACGGACAGGCGAATATGGTGGCCCTTTTGATGCAAGCCGGCGCCACCGGCCCGGTAACGCTTCCCGGTCTTCTGGCGGTTCAAAATGCAGAGGTTCTGGCCGGTATCATTTTGGCGCAACTGGTGAATCCCGGGTCTGCGGTTGTCTATGGGACAACGTCGACGATCACCGAGATGAGAACCGGCGCGCTGGCCATCGGGGCGCCCGAACTGGCCATGATTCAAAATGCCACTATGCAGATGGCCCAATTTTATGGCCTGCCCAGCAGGGGCAGCGGCGGCCTTACCGATGCCCATTTCCCGGATATGCAAGCCGGCATCGAGTCCACCTTTGCACTCTCCCAAACCATCCTGAGTGGTGCCAATTTCATTTTACACGCCTGCGGCATCCTGGGTTCGTACATTGCCATGAGTTACGAAAAGTTTCTGGCGGATGAAGAATTGTGCGGAATGCTGCGACGATACCTAAGACCTCTTGATGTGAGCAATGATCGCATCGATCTACCCACCATCAAAGAAGTGGGCGTCGGCGGCGAATATCTTACCCATGACCGAACTTTCGAACACTGCCGCTCCGAATTTTATCTGCCCAGTCTGATGAGCCGCGTTGATTACGAATCCTGGGCGAATGCCGGCAAAAAAACGCTGAAGGAATCAGCCACGGCGCTGCTAGAACAAAGACTTGCAGAATACGTAAAACCTGACATAGATTCAGATATCGAACAGATGCTTACCGAATACGTGACGAGACGCAAAAATGAATAA
- a CDS encoding aldehyde ferredoxin oxidoreductase family protein, whose protein sequence is MAAKPQEQIYAEKPGEGFSHRLLIVDLDNGAIETVYVKADVARKYLGGAGLAAKIIWHETSAETPALSGENPLIFMTGPLTGAVPYGGRHIVAGLSPLTGIYGEAHSGGHWAFRLRSAGYHGVVIRGQARAPQYLFISADRVELRDAEPFWGMDCYEFEDALKELEGSKLSTAAIGQAGENLVKFACVMNDGKRGRAAARCGFGALMGYKKLKGVAVCSSGAVKVADKKALKASVEHYFPKGKITHEIRRTKGRELWDSLWQMGRAPIKNWAAGEFKEVDDTIVDVLSESAKYDFCFGCRTSCVESRLNPQGKRHTVWEALCPIGTQCLIADYDAVHLAYDYCNQYGLDSISLGATLAFAIECAEAGLIKAEMLEGLDLSWGNAEAMLALVKKIAFRDGQLADILAEGTRQAAKTIGAGAERFAMQGKGLEIAAHDPRAYNGAALENATSTFGASHMSGFTSIYYDYSVKEDLDGADISHWVATERLSPYQVEGQGKLTAKAQDFICLLNSLTLCLFTNSTDCFGRPPLQPPSYLDFLNIATGWDVELAEFYQTGERIFNLQRMIGVRLGISAKDDTLPDRFLKTTRGAGPAGKNIPQLDTMLAEYYDIRGWGSNGIPSPDKLKSLGLNECL, encoded by the coding sequence ATGGCAGCAAAACCGCAAGAGCAAATTTATGCAGAGAAGCCGGGTGAGGGATTTTCACACCGCTTGCTTATCGTTGACCTGGACAACGGCGCTATCGAGACCGTTTATGTCAAAGCCGATGTGGCCCGCAAATATCTGGGCGGTGCCGGATTGGCAGCCAAGATCATCTGGCATGAAACCTCCGCTGAAACCCCGGCGTTATCCGGCGAAAATCCGCTGATCTTCATGACCGGCCCTTTGACCGGCGCAGTTCCCTATGGCGGCCGGCATATTGTGGCGGGGCTGTCGCCGTTGACCGGTATATACGGTGAAGCGCATTCCGGCGGGCACTGGGCCTTTCGACTGCGATCCGCTGGCTATCACGGCGTTGTTATACGGGGGCAGGCCCGTGCGCCCCAATATCTGTTTATCTCAGCAGATCGCGTTGAGCTCAGAGACGCTGAACCGTTTTGGGGCATGGACTGCTATGAATTCGAGGATGCGCTCAAGGAACTGGAAGGCAGTAAACTCAGTACGGCCGCCATTGGTCAAGCCGGTGAAAACCTGGTTAAATTTGCATGTGTGATGAATGACGGCAAACGGGGCCGGGCGGCGGCCCGCTGCGGGTTTGGTGCCCTGATGGGGTATAAAAAGCTCAAAGGGGTCGCGGTTTGCAGTTCAGGTGCGGTAAAGGTTGCCGATAAAAAAGCCTTGAAGGCCAGCGTTGAACACTATTTTCCCAAGGGAAAAATTACCCATGAGATCCGCCGAACAAAAGGCAGAGAGCTTTGGGACAGCCTCTGGCAGATGGGACGGGCCCCCATTAAAAACTGGGCCGCCGGGGAGTTCAAAGAAGTCGATGACACCATTGTCGACGTACTGTCGGAAAGCGCTAAATATGATTTTTGTTTCGGGTGCCGCACCAGTTGCGTGGAGTCCCGGCTGAACCCGCAAGGCAAACGGCATACGGTCTGGGAAGCGTTATGTCCCATCGGCACCCAATGTCTGATTGCAGACTATGACGCTGTTCATCTGGCCTATGATTACTGCAATCAGTACGGCCTTGACTCTATTTCGCTGGGGGCAACCCTGGCCTTTGCCATCGAATGCGCTGAGGCCGGGCTCATCAAAGCCGAAATGCTGGAAGGTCTTGATCTGAGCTGGGGTAATGCCGAAGCCATGCTGGCGCTGGTCAAAAAGATCGCTTTCCGCGACGGGCAGTTGGCCGACATCCTGGCGGAAGGAACCCGCCAGGCGGCCAAAACCATCGGTGCCGGCGCAGAGCGCTTTGCAATGCAGGGCAAGGGGCTTGAAATTGCCGCGCATGACCCCCGGGCCTACAACGGCGCTGCCCTTGAGAATGCGACCTCCACCTTCGGTGCCAGCCACATGTCCGGGTTTACGTCGATCTATTACGATTACTCCGTCAAAGAAGACCTGGATGGAGCCGATATTTCCCACTGGGTGGCCACCGAACGCCTTAGCCCCTATCAAGTGGAGGGGCAGGGTAAATTGACGGCCAAAGCACAGGATTTTATTTGTCTGCTGAATTCACTAACCCTGTGTTTGTTCACCAACAGCACCGACTGTTTTGGGCGCCCGCCGCTGCAGCCGCCTTCATATCTGGATTTCCTAAACATTGCCACCGGTTGGGATGTGGAGCTGGCTGAATTTTATCAGACGGGGGAGCGCATTTTTAACTTGCAGCGCATGATCGGCGTGCGCTTAGGCATCAGCGCCAAAGATGATACCTTGCCTGACCGCTTCCTGAAGACGACGCGGGGTGCGGGGCCGGCAGGCAAGAACATACCCCAGTTGGATACCATGTTGGCTGAATACTATGACATTCGCGGATGGGGTTCCAATGGTATTCCCAGCCCCGACAAACTAAAGAGCCTGGGATTAAATGAATGCCTTTAA
- a CDS encoding branched-chain amino acid ABC transporter permease codes for MANTATESTIDESAIDKVEQEISDSTAQKVTRWLFSAAGMTISITVLVALVASIHKGPYILVNTVITGGMWALMAIGLALLFSVMNIAGFAHGEYFMAGSLTAYFVMLPISKYTLDNPESFMVYVGPLIAILAGALMCAFLGVLTERLVFKQLRMRNREGWLLNCFLITIGLSIIFQNVHQLGFGANYKGILAFWDLPSVPILGVYISMDRICAFFIAILTMIGFYMFMMFSTSGKTIRAVSQDEDGARIVGISVDAVHIMTFALSCGLAGLAGASLLFMFPSYPTVGVMPLYNSWFIIILVGFGNVAGSIPGGFMIALFQVVTRSYFGEGWEAVVPVLLISLILIFRPSGIFATKVRTIWDQ; via the coding sequence ATGGCAAATACTGCAACCGAATCAACAATTGATGAATCGGCCATCGATAAAGTTGAGCAAGAAATCAGCGATTCCACGGCACAGAAAGTGACTCGGTGGTTATTCTCGGCAGCGGGTATGACCATTAGTATAACCGTTTTAGTTGCCCTTGTGGCTTCCATCCACAAGGGACCCTATATCCTGGTGAATACGGTGATCACCGGCGGGATGTGGGCGTTGATGGCCATCGGCCTGGCATTGCTCTTCAGCGTCATGAACATTGCCGGCTTTGCCCACGGCGAATATTTCATGGCCGGTTCGTTGACCGCCTATTTTGTGATGCTGCCGATCAGCAAATACACGCTGGATAACCCGGAATCCTTCATGGTGTATGTGGGCCCCCTGATCGCTATCTTGGCCGGAGCATTGATGTGTGCATTTTTAGGCGTTCTCACTGAGCGGCTGGTGTTCAAACAGCTGCGCATGCGCAACCGTGAGGGGTGGTTGCTCAACTGCTTTTTGATTACCATCGGTCTTTCGATCATTTTTCAAAACGTCCATCAGCTTGGCTTTGGGGCTAACTATAAAGGGATTCTGGCCTTCTGGGATTTACCGTCAGTGCCGATTTTAGGTGTCTATATCTCGATGGACCGGATCTGCGCCTTTTTCATCGCCATCCTGACCATGATCGGGTTCTACATGTTTATGATGTTCTCAACTTCCGGCAAAACCATTCGGGCGGTATCCCAGGATGAGGACGGCGCCCGCATAGTGGGCATTTCGGTTGATGCCGTTCATATCATGACCTTTGCCTTGAGTTGCGGCCTGGCCGGCCTGGCCGGCGCCAGCCTGCTGTTTATGTTTCCGTCCTATCCGACCGTGGGCGTCATGCCGTTGTATAACTCCTGGTTTATTATCATTCTGGTGGGATTTGGCAATGTGGCCGGCTCCATTCCGGGGGGTTTTATGATTGCGCTTTTTCAGGTGGTGACGCGCAGCTATTTCGGTGAAGGCTGGGAGGCGGTGGTGCCGGTGTTGCTGATTTCGCTTATCCTCATTTTTCGACCGTCCGGCATCTTTGCGACCAAAGTCAGAACGATCTGGGATCAATAA
- a CDS encoding ABC transporter ATP-binding protein has protein sequence MLLEVKHLDSGYGFLQVLWDVSFHVEEGEFVALIGPNGAGKSTTLKTISGLLEPQGGNVIFKGDDIGGLEGHLVCRKGVAYISEELNLFVNMTVKENLEMGAFTVKDPAKQEEHLEFVYELFPRLYERQNQYAGTLSGGERKMMAIGRGMMSGPSLLLVDEPSLGLAPMLTNEVFKALRALNERGATILLVEQNVGKTLKNTSRAYILEKGKIVLDGKSEDLADDDHVRKIYLGH, from the coding sequence GTGCTATTAGAAGTCAAGCATCTTGATTCAGGTTATGGTTTTTTGCAGGTGCTATGGGACGTCTCCTTTCATGTCGAGGAAGGCGAATTTGTGGCCCTGATCGGACCGAACGGAGCCGGAAAATCGACGACGCTCAAGACCATATCGGGTTTGCTCGAGCCTCAGGGGGGCAACGTCATTTTTAAGGGTGATGATATCGGCGGGCTGGAAGGACACCTGGTCTGCCGCAAGGGTGTTGCCTATATTTCCGAGGAACTGAATCTCTTTGTGAACATGACCGTCAAGGAAAATCTCGAGATGGGGGCGTTTACGGTCAAGGATCCCGCCAAGCAGGAAGAACACCTGGAATTTGTATATGAGCTTTTTCCGCGGCTTTATGAAAGACAAAACCAGTATGCCGGAACCTTGAGCGGCGGCGAACGCAAGATGATGGCCATCGGCCGGGGGATGATGTCCGGTCCGAGCCTGCTGCTGGTGGATGAACCGTCCCTGGGTCTGGCGCCCATGCTGACCAACGAGGTTTTCAAAGCCCTGCGGGCCCTTAACGAACGGGGCGCCACGATTCTTTTAGTGGAACAAAACGTCGGCAAAACCCTCAAGAATACCTCACGGGCCTACATTCTTGAGAAGGGTAAAATTGTATTAGACGGCAAGAGTGAGGACCTGGCTGACGACGATCATGTCAGAAAGATCTACTTGGGACATTAA
- a CDS encoding ABC transporter substrate-binding protein — MRTKRFLSIVIAAFFLMSFVAVNAGAEKELVVGLMGPFTGPAAQSGASIKNSLLMKLEEAGNKVGDYKLKIIFIDSQSDPAKATNAYVEAIERKGMQVGLGGWHSSVAMACVDQSVKYKIPHMGSMGAAKTITDKIRGNEQYKGYWFKFWSYPALSAKLYFDFVNWASKNTTWKPGNKLVGVSAEETDWGRDWIVAAKQNIKDYGWTIKEEDYMQIGQTDFYPLLTKYKKAGVPLVTITNTAAASVSAFIKQAREVGLNSLLIVDGLGWVGEWYQLTGRSSNGIVDMNVKWGPRSEAYRQKFEKTYKFKPAASAGGISYDAAGMFLKVLNRTLEREGKLDSASIHKVMLEEMATGKLTYGVNDGAIMMKEYKFTPDLYPDPVTDGDHWFMPVIQYKGGKAYTIFPLAEKEMDFMVPK; from the coding sequence ATGCGCACAAAACGCTTTCTATCAATCGTTATTGCTGCATTTTTTCTGATGTCATTTGTGGCAGTGAATGCAGGCGCGGAAAAGGAGCTCGTGGTTGGTTTGATGGGACCGTTCACCGGTCCGGCGGCTCAATCCGGTGCCAGTATTAAAAACAGCCTGCTGATGAAGCTGGAAGAGGCGGGCAACAAGGTCGGCGACTACAAACTGAAAATCATTTTCATCGATTCCCAGAGTGACCCGGCCAAAGCGACCAATGCCTACGTTGAAGCCATCGAAAGAAAAGGCATGCAGGTCGGTCTGGGCGGGTGGCACAGCTCGGTGGCCATGGCCTGTGTCGATCAGTCCGTCAAATATAAGATTCCCCATATGGGTTCCATGGGTGCCGCCAAAACCATCACCGATAAGATCCGCGGCAATGAGCAATATAAAGGTTACTGGTTCAAATTCTGGTCCTATCCGGCGCTGTCCGCGAAGCTCTATTTTGATTTCGTCAACTGGGCCTCAAAGAATACAACCTGGAAACCCGGTAATAAACTCGTGGGTGTTTCGGCCGAAGAAACCGACTGGGGACGGGATTGGATTGTGGCTGCCAAGCAGAACATCAAAGATTATGGCTGGACAATCAAAGAGGAAGACTATATGCAGATTGGCCAGACCGATTTTTATCCCCTGCTGACCAAGTATAAAAAGGCCGGCGTTCCGCTGGTGACCATCACCAACACCGCCGCCGCATCCGTTTCCGCTTTTATCAAACAGGCCCGCGAGGTCGGTTTGAACTCCCTTCTGATCGTCGATGGTCTGGGATGGGTAGGGGAATGGTACCAGCTGACCGGCAGAAGCTCCAATGGCATCGTTGACATGAATGTCAAATGGGGCCCCCGCTCCGAAGCCTATCGCCAGAAGTTTGAGAAAACATATAAGTTTAAACCAGCCGCCTCAGCTGGTGGTATTTCCTACGATGCAGCCGGTATGTTTCTCAAGGTTCTTAACCGTACCCTTGAAAGAGAAGGCAAACTGGACAGCGCATCTATCCACAAAGTCATGCTTGAGGAGATGGCCACCGGCAAGCTGACCTATGGCGTTAACGACGGCGCCATTATGATGAAGGAGTACAAGTTCACTCCTGATCTCTATCCGGATCCGGTGACGGATGGCGACCATTGGTTCATGCCGGTTATCCAATACAAAGGCGGCAAGGCTTACACCATCTTTCCGCTGGCCGAAAAAGAAATGGACTTCATGGTACCCAAATAA
- a CDS encoding ABC transporter ATP-binding protein, translating to MANNNVVIQTKELTKRFGGLVAVNRVTMTVKEGEIMGLIGPNGAGKTTLLNALAGLNNATSGSVHFMEEETTTCSPEEMCHRGLSRTFQIPVPFPKLSVLDNVMVAAVFGNNPKVKDPVAHAREQLNFVEFALPEDTISEKLNTVQLKRLDLARALASQPKVMLLDELASGLTERELEPLMNIIAKIRDQGITILMVEHIMDVIMGLCERLAVINFGNKIAEGPTKEVSQDPKVIEAYLGVEED from the coding sequence ATGGCTAACAATAATGTTGTCATTCAAACCAAGGAATTGACCAAGCGCTTTGGCGGTCTAGTGGCAGTTAACCGGGTCACCATGACTGTTAAAGAGGGTGAAATCATGGGACTGATCGGTCCTAACGGCGCCGGTAAAACCACCTTGCTCAATGCCCTCGCCGGGCTGAATAACGCCACTTCAGGGTCGGTTCATTTTATGGAGGAGGAAACCACAACTTGCTCACCTGAAGAGATGTGCCACCGGGGCCTGTCCCGAACTTTCCAGATCCCCGTACCATTTCCCAAATTATCCGTCCTTGATAACGTTATGGTGGCCGCAGTTTTTGGCAATAATCCCAAAGTCAAAGATCCGGTCGCCCATGCCCGTGAGCAACTCAACTTTGTCGAGTTTGCTCTGCCCGAAGATACGATATCGGAGAAATTGAATACGGTCCAGTTGAAGCGCTTGGACCTGGCCCGGGCGCTGGCGAGCCAACCCAAAGTGATGCTGCTGGATGAGCTGGCCAGCGGCCTGACCGAGCGCGAGCTCGAGCCCTTGATGAATATTATCGCGAAGATACGCGATCAAGGCATTACGATTCTGATGGTGGAGCACATCATGGACGTGATCATGGGATTATGCGAACGATTGGCGGTGATCAATTTCGGCAACAAGATTGCCGAAGGACCGACCAAAGAGGTATCACAAGATCCAAAGGTGATTGAAGCCTATCTCGGGGTTGAGGAAGACTAA
- a CDS encoding 4Fe-4S dicluster domain-containing protein, with translation MIGEFLAFAEGPLLWIVFILFGMGLILRTVFFVLSILRPHRSLERRPIFDARPFLIARLLLPFHNAFVKKPLYTLLRYGFHLCLFVIPIWLAGHVSLWEESRFEWYWAPLPDNWADGLTLFVLAACSYFLVRRIILGIKRKNASTKDVLFIILTALPFLTGYFYTHGNLDHIPFFETYMWYFHVLSAEAMLLMIVILFLRTRLTADRCTGCAACELNCPTGTLEAADSHQQRVFSYSHYQCIACGTCVEVCPENAAELRHEINFAHLYRIFAKRPIRSVELSTCESCGVLIAPQPQMQKLQDVAAAYEIEGEMLNCCSRCKKIAAQQSHLFPQSWQLPVDRQPQDSQPVK, from the coding sequence GTGATTGGTGAATTTTTAGCTTTTGCGGAAGGCCCCCTGCTGTGGATTGTGTTTATTCTGTTCGGTATGGGTCTAATTTTGAGAACGGTTTTTTTTGTGCTCAGCATCTTGCGCCCACACCGATCTTTAGAGCGGCGCCCTATCTTTGATGCGCGCCCTTTTCTAATTGCTCGCCTGTTGCTCCCGTTCCACAATGCCTTTGTGAAAAAGCCATTGTATACCCTGCTGCGCTACGGTTTTCACCTCTGTCTTTTCGTTATACCCATCTGGCTGGCCGGCCATGTCAGCCTCTGGGAGGAGTCCCGCTTCGAATGGTATTGGGCGCCGCTGCCCGACAACTGGGCCGATGGACTGACATTGTTCGTATTGGCGGCCTGCAGCTATTTTCTGGTGCGCCGAATCATTCTGGGCATCAAGCGCAAAAACGCCTCCACTAAAGATGTTCTGTTTATCATCTTGACGGCCCTGCCCTTTTTAACCGGCTATTTTTACACCCACGGCAATTTAGACCATATCCCGTTTTTCGAAACCTACATGTGGTATTTTCATGTCTTGAGCGCTGAGGCCATGTTGCTGATGATCGTTATCCTGTTCTTGCGAACCCGCTTAACGGCCGATCGATGCACCGGATGCGCGGCCTGTGAACTCAATTGCCCCACCGGAACACTGGAAGCAGCAGACAGCCATCAACAGCGGGTGTTCAGCTATTCTCACTACCAATGCATTGCTTGCGGGACCTGTGTGGAGGTCTGCCCGGAGAATGCCGCCGAATTGCGGCATGAAATCAATTTCGCTCACCTATATCGAATTTTTGCCAAACGCCCGATCCGGTCTGTTGAGCTGTCAACCTGCGAAAGCTGCGGTGTCCTAATCGCACCCCAGCCGCAGATGCAGAAACTGCAGGATGTGGCGGCCGCCTATGAGATTGAAGGCGAAATGCTAAATTGCTGCAGCCGCTGCAAAAAAATCGCAGCTCAACAAAGCCATCTATTCCCCCAGAGCTGGCAGCTGCCGGTTGATCGTCAACCGCAAGACAGCCAGCCGGTTAAATGA
- a CDS encoding branched-chain amino acid ABC transporter permease has protein sequence MANEYDVQKKGIAKFLDYLCLTPLGAIGFIILMVVPLFPPFNQDYLVRWFILAAIMGAGAMAFDFSAGYIAVVNFGFAAFVGLGAYTSALTATHWGIPLPVAMLCGAFASALLGFFTGAISLRMRGMFAICLTWFIGIALMGLAIKMVWLTRGMLGLPVPYFFEPGVSNLYYWYPVLGVSLLTWFILKRMARSHIGLAFKAIGQNMDAAKTSGINPTKYRILNFTVSCALAGFIGAFYAHFIGILTPEFLHTAKTVEFLVIAYIGGRGTLWGGFAVSFPFIWFTEMLRSNFDYLPGINLLIYGLILILIMIFYAGGMAQFFRYLVDKYKDNPTVRWLTT, from the coding sequence ATGGCCAATGAATACGATGTGCAAAAGAAGGGGATTGCTAAATTCTTAGACTATCTGTGCCTGACCCCCCTGGGGGCTATCGGGTTTATCATCCTGATGGTCGTTCCGCTCTTTCCGCCCTTTAACCAGGATTATTTGGTCCGATGGTTCATCCTGGCGGCCATTATGGGCGCCGGGGCGATGGCCTTTGATTTCAGTGCCGGTTACATTGCAGTGGTCAATTTTGGGTTTGCCGCTTTCGTTGGCTTAGGTGCCTATACCTCGGCCCTTACAGCCACCCATTGGGGCATTCCGCTTCCGGTGGCCATGCTCTGCGGGGCCTTTGCATCGGCGCTGCTGGGTTTTTTTACCGGTGCCATCAGCCTGCGCATGCGGGGAATGTTTGCCATCTGCCTGACCTGGTTCATCGGGATTGCCCTGATGGGTCTGGCCATCAAGATGGTCTGGCTGACACGCGGCATGTTGGGGCTGCCGGTGCCTTATTTTTTTGAACCCGGGGTCTCCAACCTTTATTATTGGTATCCGGTGCTGGGTGTGTCGCTGTTGACATGGTTTATTCTGAAGCGAATGGCGCGCTCCCACATTGGCCTGGCCTTCAAGGCGATCGGTCAGAACATGGACGCTGCCAAGACCTCGGGCATCAATCCCACAAAGTACCGTATCCTCAATTTTACTGTCTCCTGTGCGCTGGCCGGATTCATCGGGGCCTTTTACGCCCACTTCATCGGTATTCTGACGCCCGAGTTCTTGCACACCGCCAAAACGGTTGAGTTTCTGGTGATCGCCTATATCGGTGGCCGGGGAACCCTGTGGGGCGGATTTGCCGTTTCCTTTCCGTTTATCTGGTTTACGGAAATGCTGCGATCCAATTTTGACTATCTGCCGGGGATCAACTTGCTCATTTATGGTCTCATCCTGATTTTAATCATGATCTTCTATGCCGGCGGGATGGCCCAGTTTTTTCGCTATCTGGTGGACAAATACAAGGATAATCCGACGGTGAGGTGGCTAACCACCTGA